The following is a genomic window from Sphingobacterium spiritivorum.
TCCTACCGTAAATACAAACTGGTATGATGAGTATTTCAGAACCGGAGTGACCAAACTACACAATCTTTCCGTATCCGGTAGTAGTGAAAACAACAGTTATTATCTGTCTGCAGGGATATATGACCAGAAAGGTACAACCATTGCCAATGACACAAAAAGATACAGTCTGAAGAGTAATGTAGAAACCAAAATCGGCAATAGAATTACAGCCAGAGTTATAGTGGGTGGTGCGTACAATGTCAACAATCTCTTTCTTGTAGGAGATGAATATTATCTGGGCGTACCTATTGTAAATCCGTACCTTCCGAACGGAGATTTTGCATTAAGAGACGAAAGAGGAAACAGGCTGATGAACAGTCTTGCGGAAGCTGCTCAGAATGACTGGACACAGAAGACACTGGATGCTTTTACATCCGGAGGTGTAGATATACAAATCTTCAAAGGACTAATGTTTCGCAACAACAGTGGTCTGAACTACACCAGTTCAAATGAAGATCAATATAAATCCATGTACAACCTGTCGGGTCAGTCTGAAAACGGAAGCGCACAACGTCAGCAAACCCAGGTCACCAATTGGGTAACAACCAATACGATGAACTATGACAATCAGTTATGGCAAGGTAGTCTGAGTGCTAAACTGGGAATGGAAGCAACACGGACACAACGTCACAGTGTAAGTGCTACAGGAAGCAATTTCCCGAATGACAATATACGTGAAGTATCTTTCGTAGCAGAGACCAACAGAAGAGGGACAACTTCCAGAGATGACAAGACCTCACTATCCTACTTCGGTTATCTTAACTATGTCTGGAACGACAAGTATGCCTTCAGCGGAACATTACGAAAAAACGGCGATTCCAACTTCGGTAAAAATGTTAAATGGGGAACTTTTGGTTCATATGGTGCAGCATGGACCGTGAGTAAGGAAGAATTCTGGAAAAGCAAGGTTGTCGATTTTCTGAAACTGAAAGCTTCCTACGGAACTACAGGTAATTCCAGATTCGGATCGGACCTGAGTAAAGGAATATATACCTATTCAGCAGATTACGGATATGGAGGAAATACAGGTGCTATCATGACGACGGGTATCAATGAGGATTTGCGATGGGAAAAAACCTACATGTTCAATACCGGTATTGATGCCCGTATTTATAAGAAAATCAATGTAGCGGTAGAATATTATAACAACATCACCAAAGATCTGATCAACAATGCACTTGTTTCTATGACCGTAGGTCAACGTGCAGTATATCGTAATGTAGGAAAATTAAAAAATGAAGGTGTAGAGGTTTCCATAAACTCGGTTAACATGGAAAAGGAAGATTTCAGCTGGAGTACGTCCTTCAATCTTTCCCATAACGTAAACAAAGTACTCGAGCTTTATGACGGTTTCGAACGTTCATCCGGCACGACTATAATGACGGAGGGTTATGACTCCCGTTCGCATTATTTGGTAAGATGGGCTGGCGTAGATCCCGCAACAGGTGATCCTATGTGGTATGATATCAACGGCAATGTCACCAAAACGTATAGTGCAAATGACAGAGTAATTATCGGTTCCCCTAACCCGGATTTTTACGGAGGTATTACCAATAGAATCAGATACAAGAAATTCGACCTCTCTTTCCTTGTACTTTACCGCAAAGGTGGACTGTCATTCAACAGACTGGCACGTAACAACGAATCAGACGGACTGAATATCCTGAGCGCAAACCAGTCTGTGAATATCTTGGATCACTGGCAGTATCCGGGATATCTGGCCTTGACGCCAAGATTATCTAATCTGACAACAAGCTCTACATTGAATTCTACCCGCTATCTGATGGGCACCAGCAATATAAGACTTCAGAATGTGAGTTTAGCGTATGATCTGACCAGCAACTGGACAAAAGCTATTGGCTTGAAAACAACTTCAGCTTATATCCAGGGAGATAATCTGTATATGTGGGTACCTAACGGAAACAGTAAGAGAAATACGTATAAGAATTCCTTCGAAGGAATGCCACAGGAAACTGTCATATCATTAGGCTTAAACGTTGCATTTTAAAGAATACTATTATGAAATTACTATTATATAGCAGCATTGCTGCAACACTTATATTATCGTCTTGCGGGAAATCATTTCTTGAGGTCGACCCTATCGGAAAACTGGGGAAAGAACAGGTATTTAGGGATATAGTCGGATTAAAAAACGCACTTGACGGATCTTACAATCTGATGGCCAGATATCATATGAATGAATATGGAGTCTATGGAGATTTAAGGGGGGATGATGTCGCTTTCCGGACAGGGATCTCAAGTCCTGTGATGCAAACAGAATTTAATTATGTAGCCAATGATCAGGATGAAGCCGGAGCTACACGATTAATGTGGGGAAACGGGTATGCCGCATTAAACAATATCAACAACATCATAAATGGTGCAGAACCTTTTTTGGAGTCAAGTATAGACAAGGCACAGGCGACATCTATACTGGGACAGGCATTGTTACTACGTGCACTATGCAACTTTGACATGACGAATATATATGCACAACAGTACAACTACAGCCCGGATGCTTCACACCTGGGAATCCCGATCCTCCTCAAAACGCCACCGGCAGGAACACATGTAGCCAGAGAATCGGTTAGTACTGTCTATGCGCAGATACTGGCTGATATTGAACAATGTATTCAGTTACTTTCCCAAAATCCTAATGTTCCAACTAAAATCTATGCATCTGTAGATGCAGCTAAAGCGTTAAGAGCACGTATTTACTTATATATGGGGCAATATCAAAACGTAGTGAACCAAACATCAGAATTGATCACGCCAAATAAATACCCTTTGGTGAGTTCAGCAGATTATAAAAAAATGTTTACAGCAACTGCTCAACGTACAGATTATACTTCCATTGCCTCTGAAGTGATATGGCAGTTCAATCTGGAGAAATATGCAAAAGGTACAGTGCAGCATCTGTTTTCAGAACCTGTAGAGTATCAGTATTATGCTGCTCCGGGCTATGTTTCCTTATTCTCCGATCAGGACATCAGAAAAACAATGCTGCAGATAGATCCCGCTACTAATTATTACAGAAGTATTAAATATGGTAAAGAGGATGGTGTTATCAATGATAACTGGCCTTTGAATGTCAAAGTCGTACGTTCGGCAGAACTTTATCTTAACAGAGCAGAAGCTAATTTCCGGTTAGGAAACTATGCAGAAGCCGTATCAGACATCAAGCTTCTGCAAGCCCGCGCACGTAATGTCTCTATAGATCTGGTCACGATAACATATACCACTCCGGAGGAATTATTCGCAATCATAAAACTGGAACGCAGAAAAGAACTGGGCTTTGAAAATCAACGTCTATACGATATCATGAGATATAAAGAATCTCTTAACAGAGGCGCAGGTTGTACATCAGATGTATGTCAGCTGACCTATCCGAATGATAGGTTCGTCATGCCAATACCCAGATCAGAACTGGATATAAACCCTCTGATGCAGCCAAACCCAACCGTTAATCAATAAAAAATGACTGTAATGAAAAAAATAATATATACTACCGCATTCTTACTTCTGTCTCTATTTTACATCTCCTGTGATGAAAATAAAATGGAGCCGTTTGACCAGCCATTCTTCTATATCCATGTCAATAATCTGGACGCTGTCAATGTACAGTCCAGCCGTAATGAAACTGTGGAATATAAAGTCAATCTAAGTTCAAAAATGCAATATGATCCGATCACGCTAACCTATCAGGTGCTGGTAGGCGATGGTCTGAAAGAAGGTGTTGATTTTGAACTGCCCGATGCTAACAGACAATTAGTATTCAAACCCGGATTTTTTGAAATGACGATACGCGTCCGTTGGATCAACCATGCTATAGACACTTCAAAAGATAATACACTCAAAATTAAGCTGATAGAAAACGATAAAAATATACTGATTGGCTACCCCGGACCGGACAAAAGACAGTCACAGTTAACGATTACCAAAACATTATAAAATGCAGTATCCATTAAAAAATATCATCACCACAGTTCTGTGCATAGCGTGTTCATCACTTCTGTTTGCACAAAAACTGCAGCAAGATCCCAAACTCGTAAAAGGAGAGTTAAAAAACGGATTTAAATATTACCTGTATCCGGCTGATTCTAAAAGTCAGCAGACCGCTCTACAGCTATTTGTAAATGCAGGATCGCTACAGGAAAATGAAGATCAGAGAGGTCTGGCACATTTTGTCGAACATATGGCCTTTAACGGCAGTAAAAACTTCCCGAAGAATGAAGTCATCACATTTCTGGAATCTCTGGGTGTCAAATTTGGAGCAGATCTGAATGCGCATACTTCATATGATGAAACGATTTATAAGATCACTATTGATACCAAAGATGAGCAAAATCTCAACAAAGCCATCAGCATTGTGGCAGACTGGGCTTTTCACCTCAGTTTTGATTCGTTGGAAATTGAAAAAGAAAGAGGTATAGTGATCGAGGAATGGCGCACCAAACA
Proteins encoded in this region:
- a CDS encoding SusC/RagA family TonB-linked outer membrane protein, whose protein sequence is MKSKPLQKSLAIVRALLLPVNMATFLTLGMVTMASANTFAQRITLKADNQSLRNVLQTLEKESGYFFLYENNVVDNKRLTIQLEDATISQALEKIAKEENLAYKIVNKTITLFHASATVKQDSHVNGKILLKDTDNPIPYSLVGVTVQVKGTANAVKTNNAGEFNIKAEKNSVLIISYIGFQKKEITVSNPRVPLNIVLEQSNDYLDEVIVTGYGTKETKANQVGSAFTLTSKDLERRPALRIDALLEGVVPGVQFQAQDQNNSSPRSRFSTRVRGESSAPNGNASNEPLWVLDGVPLYTGGTTNMTPGLNVSISPLTYLNPDDIESITVLKDATATSIYGANGSNGVILVTTKKGKGPTRIGYNFRGGLQKINDTKFKVLNGDQYRQVIADMGMSKDIAMFDPTVNTNWYDEYFRTGVTKLHNLSVSGSSENNSYYLSAGIYDQKGTTIANDTKRYSLKSNVETKIGNRITARVIVGGAYNVNNLFLVGDEYYLGVPIVNPYLPNGDFALRDERGNRLMNSLAEAAQNDWTQKTLDAFTSGGVDIQIFKGLMFRNNSGLNYTSSNEDQYKSMYNLSGQSENGSAQRQQTQVTNWVTTNTMNYDNQLWQGSLSAKLGMEATRTQRHSVSATGSNFPNDNIREVSFVAETNRRGTTSRDDKTSLSYFGYLNYVWNDKYAFSGTLRKNGDSNFGKNVKWGTFGSYGAAWTVSKEEFWKSKVVDFLKLKASYGTTGNSRFGSDLSKGIYTYSADYGYGGNTGAIMTTGINEDLRWEKTYMFNTGIDARIYKKINVAVEYYNNITKDLINNALVSMTVGQRAVYRNVGKLKNEGVEVSINSVNMEKEDFSWSTSFNLSHNVNKVLELYDGFERSSGTTIMTEGYDSRSHYLVRWAGVDPATGDPMWYDINGNVTKTYSANDRVIIGSPNPDFYGGITNRIRYKKFDLSFLVLYRKGGLSFNRLARNNESDGLNILSANQSVNILDHWQYPGYLALTPRLSNLTTSSTLNSTRYLMGTSNIRLQNVSLAYDLTSNWTKAIGLKTTSAYIQGDNLYMWVPNGNSKRNTYKNSFEGMPQETVISLGLNVAF
- a CDS encoding RagB/SusD family nutrient uptake outer membrane protein, with the translated sequence MKLLLYSSIAATLILSSCGKSFLEVDPIGKLGKEQVFRDIVGLKNALDGSYNLMARYHMNEYGVYGDLRGDDVAFRTGISSPVMQTEFNYVANDQDEAGATRLMWGNGYAALNNINNIINGAEPFLESSIDKAQATSILGQALLLRALCNFDMTNIYAQQYNYSPDASHLGIPILLKTPPAGTHVARESVSTVYAQILADIEQCIQLLSQNPNVPTKIYASVDAAKALRARIYLYMGQYQNVVNQTSELITPNKYPLVSSADYKKMFTATAQRTDYTSIASEVIWQFNLEKYAKGTVQHLFSEPVEYQYYAAPGYVSLFSDQDIRKTMLQIDPATNYYRSIKYGKEDGVINDNWPLNVKVVRSAELYLNRAEANFRLGNYAEAVSDIKLLQARARNVSIDLVTITYTTPEELFAIIKLERRKELGFENQRLYDIMRYKESLNRGAGCTSDVCQLTYPNDRFVMPIPRSELDINPLMQPNPTVNQ